In Desulfomonile tiedjei DSM 6799, a genomic segment contains:
- a CDS encoding PstS family phosphate ABC transporter substrate-binding protein, with protein MLKARGLTIRCLFLITFLTAPILSWGNDNAPLQIRGSKYMFFAMTDLARAYMQRNPDKSVVVDESDHEALKDLSDKKYDAIAMLGKLDEDAQEEAEDLGLRLVEQIVGWGAVTLVTHPKNPVTELTLEQVRRIFSGEYNNWNQVGGDDELITTMTRDESVSGTELFFSQSVLRGFPFAQKTVRVFDHDIVRKIWKQPGSVADSRYTEAIRGRINGFVKIIAIKNDENSPAVMPTPETIQSQAYPLAAPMTLYFNSSNYGDNSKRFVSFCSSRGLLNPMASRRDH; from the coding sequence ATGTTGAAAGCACGTGGACTTACCATTCGTTGTCTATTTTTGATTACGTTTCTGACAGCTCCGATTTTATCGTGGGGTAATGACAACGCTCCGCTGCAGATTAGAGGTTCAAAGTACATGTTTTTCGCTATGACGGATCTCGCAAGGGCCTATATGCAGCGTAATCCTGACAAAAGCGTGGTGGTTGATGAAAGCGATCATGAGGCGCTGAAGGATCTCTCTGATAAAAAATATGATGCCATTGCCATGCTCGGGAAACTGGATGAAGACGCACAGGAGGAAGCTGAGGACCTCGGACTGCGATTGGTCGAACAAATAGTTGGGTGGGGTGCGGTCACGCTCGTGACCCATCCGAAAAATCCCGTAACAGAATTGACCTTAGAACAGGTGCGGAGAATTTTCTCAGGAGAATACAATAACTGGAATCAAGTCGGCGGGGACGATGAACTCATTACCACTATGACCCGTGACGAGAGTGTCTCGGGTACTGAATTGTTTTTCAGCCAATCCGTACTCAGGGGTTTTCCCTTTGCGCAAAAAACCGTGAGAGTTTTCGATCATGATATCGTACGGAAGATCTGGAAACAGCCCGGCTCCGTTGCAGACTCCCGTTATACTGAAGCTATTCGCGGTCGCATCAATGGATTTGTGAAGATCATTGCGATTAAGAATGATGAGAATTCTCCCGCCGTCATGCCGACTCCCGAAACGATCCAAAGTCAAGCGTATCCACTCGCGGCCCCTATGACTCTCTATTTCAACAGTTCCAACTACGGCGACAATTCAAAGCGGTTTGTGAGTTTCTGTTCGAGCAGGGGACTGCTTAACCCTATGGCATCCAGAAGAGATCACTAA
- a CDS encoding D-alanyl-D-alanine carboxypeptidase family protein, protein MVKKHVTQPKKAKYSVKKKLRPQPRGIQAKASYCVNLRSNETLHSKNADQQLPVASLSKLVTAMVALDHFPMNKKLEVPENIKKVPKSVVGLRPGDELTVKDLLHGLLIGSGNDCAETLACAYPGGKKNFVAAMNKKARSLGMRKTLFYTPSGLDQISVNGSEEPDVDSNVSTAREIASIARAAFSNPTIREVSLKKSHILASEKEKNGYPVRTTNKLLRDNLPLMGGKTGYTSRAGHCLATEFTPGRNAFLIVVLGSPDHFRDTRLLYHKVLKETSGAKAPVSSKTARVASQD, encoded by the coding sequence GTGGTAAAGAAACATGTCACCCAACCCAAGAAGGCGAAATATAGTGTCAAAAAGAAATTGCGACCCCAGCCCCGCGGCATTCAGGCCAAGGCGTCGTATTGCGTAAATTTGCGGAGCAATGAAACCCTGCACTCCAAAAACGCCGATCAGCAGTTACCGGTAGCAAGCTTAAGTAAGCTCGTGACCGCCATGGTGGCTCTCGATCATTTTCCCATGAATAAAAAGCTGGAAGTGCCGGAAAATATAAAGAAGGTTCCGAAATCTGTGGTGGGACTCAGACCGGGAGACGAACTGACCGTGAAAGATCTTCTGCACGGTCTTCTCATAGGCTCGGGTAACGATTGCGCTGAAACTCTGGCCTGCGCGTACCCCGGCGGGAAGAAGAATTTTGTTGCGGCAATGAACAAGAAAGCGCGTTCCCTCGGAATGCGTAAGACGCTTTTCTACACTCCCAGCGGTTTGGATCAGATAAGCGTCAATGGTTCCGAAGAACCGGATGTGGACTCCAATGTATCGACAGCTCGAGAAATAGCCTCCATTGCTCGTGCAGCATTCTCAAATCCGACGATCCGCGAGGTGTCCCTGAAAAAATCACACATACTCGCGAGTGAAAAAGAGAAGAACGGATATCCTGTACGAACCACGAACAAACTCTTGCGCGACAATTTACCGCTCATGGGCGGAAAAACCGGCTACACTTCGCGTGCAGGGCATTGCCTGGCAACTGAATTCACTCCCGGCCGGAATGCATTCCTGATCGTGGTACTGGGGAGCCCAGATCATTTTCGCGATACTCGACTCTTGTACCATAAGGTCCTAAAAGAAACTTCCGGAGCGAAAGCTCCTGTCAGTTCCAAAACTGCCCGGGTTGCTTCACAGGATTAA
- a CDS encoding PAS domain-containing sensor histidine kinase encodes MNSRSVNRFGNAVGRKCYKALAGLDDICPFCSFQDLSRGYGDPVIGQVQSRCGCSYLIDVKHLHDEQEGLVLEIIRTVNDGTPEMIEKNNLSMRPPLLHKLSSLLLVSRKLMSNAPFAEKMDSALVHVISGLEGSTHVWLELDDKVYGDKPEETGTEFVQEIMVEGKVRGRLVASYPETRKQIPEETYFLEESAGLIGRQVEVSDLWARLRQSEERYRKLAGNLAKEMWTRTEALAKETGYLEGILRCSEDMIITTDLDQRIVEFNPSAEKILGYSAEEVQGRKVTELWVDPTERDRLMAEVVLTGGIRNYQTQLKTKLGETVESSLSLSLLKDEQGSILGTVGVIKDVNKETALRKEQERLTQNYREAIHFINHETKNSLIVMGGFLSRLLKTETDPARRDQMQIVYHHSKFLEAMSRDFLVMAELEHGEFQVRKRLIHNFYKEVIYPAMIGLKERYPDSFQSYDASMGGVGAIALMGDPALLEIVYRNLFGNALKYRDPEKKVAYGVEEYPDHYLFNVWNGGPGVPHDQVEKIFEKFYRVHDETTRDKRGTGLGLYNIRRIIEAHGGRIWCETRPGEWVNFLFVLPKE; translated from the coding sequence ATGAACAGTCGTTCAGTAAATCGGTTCGGCAATGCGGTGGGGCGGAAATGTTACAAAGCACTGGCCGGGCTGGATGATATTTGTCCGTTTTGTTCTTTTCAGGATTTATCCAGAGGTTACGGGGATCCCGTAATAGGGCAGGTGCAATCTCGATGCGGTTGCTCGTACCTGATAGACGTTAAACACCTTCATGACGAGCAAGAGGGGCTGGTTCTCGAAATTATCCGTACGGTCAACGATGGAACTCCGGAAATGATTGAGAAAAATAACCTATCGATGCGTCCCCCACTCCTCCACAAGCTTTCTTCGTTGCTGCTCGTGAGCCGCAAGCTTATGAGCAACGCCCCTTTTGCAGAAAAAATGGATAGTGCCCTGGTACACGTCATTTCCGGATTGGAGGGCTCTACACACGTATGGCTCGAACTTGACGACAAGGTCTACGGAGACAAACCCGAGGAAACAGGAACCGAGTTTGTCCAGGAAATAATGGTCGAGGGCAAGGTAAGAGGAAGACTGGTTGCTTCATATCCCGAGACTCGAAAACAGATCCCGGAGGAGACATATTTCCTCGAGGAGTCCGCAGGCCTCATCGGCAGACAAGTGGAAGTCTCGGATCTCTGGGCTCGATTGAGACAATCCGAGGAGCGATACCGCAAACTGGCCGGAAACTTGGCCAAAGAAATGTGGACGAGAACCGAGGCGCTTGCAAAGGAGACCGGGTATCTGGAAGGCATTCTCAGATGCTCGGAAGATATGATAATTACCACCGATCTTGACCAGCGTATCGTGGAGTTCAATCCCAGCGCTGAGAAGATACTCGGCTATTCCGCTGAGGAAGTGCAGGGCCGAAAGGTCACTGAATTATGGGTCGATCCGACGGAAAGAGATCGACTTATGGCCGAAGTCGTGCTCACAGGCGGCATCAGAAACTATCAAACTCAGCTCAAGACCAAGTTGGGCGAGACTGTTGAAAGCTCGTTGAGTCTATCCCTTCTGAAGGACGAGCAAGGCAGTATTCTCGGCACGGTGGGAGTGATTAAGGATGTCAACAAAGAAACTGCATTGCGTAAAGAGCAGGAACGTCTCACCCAGAATTACCGCGAAGCCATCCATTTTATAAATCACGAGACAAAGAATTCTCTTATCGTCATGGGAGGATTTCTCAGCAGGCTCCTGAAAACCGAGACCGATCCGGCTCGTCGCGATCAGATGCAAATCGTCTACCATCATTCCAAATTCCTCGAAGCAATGAGCCGGGACTTTCTCGTGATGGCAGAACTGGAGCACGGCGAATTTCAGGTGAGAAAAAGACTTATTCATAATTTCTACAAAGAAGTAATCTATCCCGCAATGATCGGCCTTAAGGAGCGCTATCCCGATTCGTTCCAAAGTTACGATGCAAGTATGGGAGGAGTTGGGGCAATAGCCCTTATGGGAGATCCGGCTCTCCTGGAAATTGTGTACAGGAATCTTTTCGGTAACGCTCTGAAGTACAGGGACCCGGAGAAAAAAGTGGCATACGGAGTCGAAGAGTATCCGGATCATTATCTTTTTAACGTGTGGAACGGCGGGCCGGGTGTGCCGCACGATCAAGTGGAAAAGATTTTTGAAAAATTCTACCGGGTTCATGACGAAACGACGCGAGATAAGCGGGGAACCGGACTCGGTCTCTATAATATCCGCAGGATAATTGAGGCGCACGGAGGCCGAATCTGGTGTGAGACGAGACCGGGAGAATGGGTCAATTTTCTCTTTGTGCTTCCCAAAGAATAA
- a CDS encoding sugar phosphate nucleotidyltransferase: MKGVVLAGGLGTRLYPLTKITNKHLLPVYNRPMITYPIECLVKAGIKDILVVTGGNNPGDFLRLLGNGKQYGVEQINYAYQEGEGGIAEALALAQAHAARSKICVVLGDNLIEKNIIHAVRDFEQQEQGARILLKEVDDPQRFGVPIFQDGRLIKIEEKPKNPSSSYAVTGIYMYDGQVFDYIDTLTPSQRGELEITDVNNIYIDRNAMSWSILDGWWTDAGTFDSLLRASNLVAQGGANKI; this comes from the coding sequence ATGAAAGGCGTTGTTCTAGCCGGAGGACTCGGGACGCGGTTATATCCGCTGACAAAAATAACAAATAAGCACTTACTCCCTGTTTATAACAGGCCTATGATAACGTATCCCATCGAATGCCTTGTCAAGGCCGGTATAAAGGATATTCTGGTGGTGACAGGCGGTAATAATCCGGGTGATTTTCTTCGACTCCTTGGAAATGGTAAGCAGTATGGCGTGGAGCAGATCAACTATGCATACCAGGAAGGAGAAGGCGGAATAGCAGAAGCTTTGGCGCTTGCCCAGGCGCATGCCGCTCGATCCAAGATCTGTGTAGTACTGGGTGACAATCTCATAGAGAAGAATATCATCCATGCAGTCCGGGATTTTGAGCAGCAGGAACAGGGGGCTAGAATACTTCTCAAAGAAGTGGATGACCCCCAGAGGTTTGGCGTACCCATATTTCAGGACGGCAGGCTGATAAAAATCGAGGAAAAACCGAAAAATCCGTCTTCCTCGTATGCTGTCACCGGTATCTATATGTACGATGGACAAGTTTTTGATTACATCGATACCTTAACTCCCTCTCAAAGAGGTGAATTGGAAATAACCGACGTAAATAACATCTACATAGACCGAAATGCCATGAGCTGGTCCATTCTGGACGGATGGTGGACAGATGCCGGAACCTTCGATTCTCTTTTGAGAGCATCCAACCTCGTAGCTCAGGGAGGCGCAAACAAGATTTGA
- a CDS encoding dTDP-4-dehydrorhamnose 3,5-epimerase family protein, with protein MTEEITRTKFLQPEKKPIDGVIIHPLRVIPDERGRLMEIMRRDDPFFNGFGQVYMTTVYPGVVKAWHYHAVQVDRFTCIKGMIKAVLYDDRENSPTRGALNEIFMGEHNPCLVVIPAGVYHGWKCVGESEAYVVNVPSEPYNRTDPDEYRLDPHVGGIPYDWSRVDG; from the coding sequence TTGACAGAGGAAATCACTCGAACGAAATTTCTGCAGCCGGAGAAGAAGCCCATCGATGGCGTGATAATTCACCCTCTACGGGTTATACCCGACGAACGTGGCCGTCTCATGGAAATAATGCGGAGGGACGATCCTTTCTTTAACGGTTTCGGCCAGGTATATATGACAACCGTATACCCCGGAGTCGTCAAGGCGTGGCATTATCATGCAGTTCAAGTTGACCGGTTCACCTGTATAAAAGGTATGATAAAGGCTGTCCTGTACGACGACCGCGAGAATTCTCCTACCCGCGGGGCTCTTAATGAAATTTTCATGGGTGAGCACAATCCATGCCTCGTGGTGATTCCGGCGGGAGTGTACCATGGGTGGAAATGTGTAGGCGAATCCGAAGCATATGTTGTTAATGTGCCTTCCGAACCGTACAATCGTACAGATCCTGACGAGTACCGTCTTGACCCGCATGTTGGGGGAATTCCGTACGATTGGTCCAGAGTTGACGGATAG
- the rfbB gene encoding dTDP-glucose 4,6-dehydratase: MKLLVTGGCGFIGSNFVFHMLESYPDVSIVNLDLLTYAGNLENLQDVTSYGERHRFVRGDISDPDMVCSLISEKPDVVVNFAAESHVDRSIMDCCAFIHTNIRGTQVLLDACRQYKIPRFVQISTDEVYGSLALDDPPFCETNQICPNSPYAASKASADLLVRSYHKTYGMDCVITRCSNNYGPYQFPEKLIPLMITNALHDFQLPVYGDGLNVRDWIHVQDHCRAIDLAIRKGRTGEVYNIGADSEFPNIEIVKHILDRLSKSHSLITFVKDRPGHDRRYAMNAAKMRNELGWQPLVDFREGLNQTISWYIEHEMWWQRIKSGQYLNYYEEWYGSSLGGAATKTSS, encoded by the coding sequence ATGAAACTCTTGGTCACAGGCGGGTGCGGATTCATTGGTTCAAATTTTGTCTTTCATATGCTCGAGTCCTACCCTGACGTGAGCATAGTCAATTTGGACCTGCTCACCTACGCAGGAAACCTGGAAAATTTACAGGACGTTACTTCGTATGGGGAACGCCATCGTTTCGTTCGAGGCGATATTTCCGATCCGGATATGGTGTGTAGCCTTATCTCGGAAAAGCCGGATGTGGTGGTGAACTTTGCCGCGGAATCGCATGTGGATCGTTCCATTATGGATTGTTGCGCCTTCATTCACACAAACATTCGAGGCACCCAGGTTTTGCTCGACGCATGTCGCCAGTACAAGATTCCCCGGTTCGTTCAGATTTCCACAGATGAAGTGTATGGTTCGCTGGCGCTCGACGATCCTCCGTTCTGCGAAACAAACCAGATTTGCCCGAACAGTCCTTATGCAGCAAGCAAGGCATCTGCAGACCTTCTGGTGCGCTCGTACCATAAAACGTACGGGATGGATTGTGTTATCACGCGATGTTCGAACAACTACGGACCTTATCAGTTTCCTGAGAAACTCATCCCTCTGATGATCACCAATGCACTTCACGATTTTCAGCTTCCCGTTTATGGAGACGGACTGAATGTCCGGGATTGGATCCATGTGCAGGATCACTGCAGGGCCATCGATCTGGCGATCCGAAAAGGTCGGACCGGTGAGGTATACAATATAGGAGCGGATTCAGAGTTTCCGAACATCGAAATCGTGAAACATATTCTGGATCGCTTGTCAAAGTCACATTCGCTTATTACCTTTGTGAAGGATAGGCCCGGGCACGATCGCAGATACGCGATGAATGCAGCCAAAATGAGAAATGAGTTAGGCTGGCAACCTCTTGTGGACTTCAGAGAAGGTCTGAACCAGACCATTTCATGGTATATCGAACATGAAATGTGGTGGCAGCGAATCAAGAGCGGCCAATACCTCAATTACTATGAGGAATGGTACGGCAGTTCTTTGGGCGGTGCCGCAACAAAGACATCGTCCTGA
- the ispG gene encoding flavodoxin-dependent (E)-4-hydroxy-3-methylbut-2-enyl-diphosphate synthase — MILPRRKTRRISIGNVPIGDFAPIAVQSMTNTDTRDAKTTLRQIRRLEKAGCEIVRLGVPDMDAARNLGTIKKGSSIPIIADIHFDYRLALEALKQGVDGLRLNPGNIRDGKKVREVTKAALERNVPIRIGVNAGSLDKDLIVKYGGSTPEAMVESALSHVDILEKAGFSLIKISLKASDVLRTVAAYSLLAQKVDYPLHVGITEAGTLLPGAIKSGVGIGLILSDGIGDTIRVSLTAAPEYEIQAAFSLLNALGLRRRGVEIISCPTCSRTEIDLIGLARKVEKALAGVRTPLKVAVMGCTVNGPGEAKEADIGIAGGKGRGIIFKDGKILGTFDEKDLFRALLDEIRHMTGEP; from the coding sequence ATGATCCTACCGAGACGTAAAACCAGAAGAATTTCCATTGGAAATGTGCCCATAGGAGATTTCGCTCCTATCGCGGTCCAATCTATGACCAACACCGACACCCGGGATGCCAAAACCACGTTGAGGCAAATCCGAAGGCTGGAAAAGGCCGGATGCGAGATCGTGCGGCTCGGCGTTCCCGATATGGATGCCGCCCGGAACCTGGGCACGATAAAGAAAGGCTCCAGCATTCCGATTATTGCTGATATTCATTTCGATTATCGGCTCGCACTGGAGGCACTCAAGCAAGGAGTCGACGGGCTCAGGCTGAATCCCGGCAACATTCGAGACGGGAAAAAAGTTCGTGAAGTCACGAAGGCAGCCCTTGAACGAAACGTGCCGATCCGCATCGGTGTCAATGCAGGTTCTTTGGATAAAGATCTGATTGTCAAATATGGAGGCTCAACTCCCGAGGCAATGGTGGAAAGCGCTCTGAGCCACGTCGATATTTTGGAAAAAGCCGGTTTTTCTCTGATCAAAATATCTTTGAAAGCTTCCGATGTGCTGAGAACGGTTGCCGCATATAGCCTTCTGGCACAGAAGGTCGATTATCCGCTTCATGTAGGAATAACCGAAGCCGGAACTCTCTTGCCGGGTGCAATCAAATCCGGGGTGGGGATAGGGCTGATTCTCTCCGATGGAATAGGCGACACTATCCGCGTGTCTTTAACTGCTGCACCGGAATACGAAATACAAGCTGCGTTTTCGCTGTTGAACGCTCTGGGATTGAGACGACGAGGGGTTGAGATAATTTCCTGTCCCACCTGCTCCAGGACGGAAATCGACCTCATCGGGTTGGCTCGGAAAGTGGAAAAGGCTCTGGCCGGAGTTCGCACGCCATTGAAAGTTGCGGTCATGGGGTGCACGGTCAATGGACCGGGTGAAGCGAAAGAAGCCGATATCGGCATTGCAGGCGGAAAAGGTCGAGGAATCATCTTCAAGGATGGAAAGATCCTCGGCACCTTTGATGAGAAAGATCTTTTCAGAGCACTTCTCGATGAAATACGGCATATGACCGGCGAACCGTAG